A single window of Archangium gephyra DNA harbors:
- a CDS encoding FtsX-like permease family protein, with protein sequence MRQRLLVRASLRHLGSHPWLTALSLLGIALGVAVVVSIDLANASAMRAFERSTDTVAGRATHQLVGGPSGLPESVYRALRLQPGAPVSAPVVEGYVRARSGDRRTLTVLGVDPFAEAPFRAFVPRGGGRVDLGTLLTEPGAALMTQRTALALNVKAGDPLLVAVEGVVKPLRVAALLQPGNEGRAQAMEGLVLTDISTAQEVLGLVGRLSHIDLKLPEGEAGESRLASLRPLLPEGAEVIRPQARGNAVAQMTRAFRTNLTALSLLALVVGTFLIYNTMTFSVVQRREQLGRLRAVGITRRELFALVLGEAAVLGAVGTVAGLLLGVVLGRGLMELVTRTLNDLYLVVSVRSLSLESFTLLKGVLLGLGATLAAAMLPAWEAARSAPAVTLRRSTLEDVSRHRAPRLALLGLVTLALGVGLLALPTPELLPAYAGLFSLLLGASLLVPWLTAKLAGLAAGPLGRPFGLLGRMAARGVTSNLSRTAVALAALMVAVATTVGVGLMVTSFRGTVSDWLESSLEADVYVSPPALVTRRGGATFAPGLAELVRATPGVASSSTLRTVQVRVDGVPTDVRAVDFGTTPVRPYRFKEGDAARVWKELEAPDAVLVSEPFAFHRRLGVGGTVELATDQGPRRFRVVGVYFDYGSDAGTVLMLRGTYLLHFEDARVSGVALYAEPGQDVDALVARVRERAGTVQALGIQSNRALRQLSLEVFDRTFTITHVLRLLAVGVAFIGVLSALMALQLERARELAVLRATGLTPRQLWGLVSLQTGLLGLLAGLFSLPLGVALAYVLVHVINQRSFGWTLQLLVSGDVLTQAMVLALAAAALAGLYPSWKMSRANPALALREE encoded by the coding sequence GTGAGACAGCGCCTCCTGGTCCGCGCCAGCCTGCGCCACCTGGGCAGCCACCCGTGGCTCACCGCCCTGTCCCTGCTTGGCATCGCGCTCGGCGTGGCGGTGGTGGTGTCCATCGACCTCGCCAACGCGAGCGCCATGCGCGCCTTCGAGCGCTCCACGGACACCGTGGCGGGCCGCGCCACCCACCAGCTCGTCGGCGGGCCCTCGGGACTGCCCGAGTCCGTGTACCGCGCGCTGCGCCTCCAGCCCGGCGCGCCCGTGTCCGCCCCCGTGGTGGAGGGCTACGTCCGCGCGAGAAGCGGAGATCGGCGCACCCTCACCGTCCTGGGGGTGGACCCCTTCGCCGAGGCCCCCTTCCGCGCCTTCGTCCCCCGGGGCGGAGGCAGGGTGGACCTGGGCACCCTCCTCACCGAGCCCGGTGCCGCCCTCATGACGCAGCGCACGGCTCTGGCGCTGAACGTGAAGGCCGGAGACCCGCTCCTGGTGGCCGTGGAGGGCGTGGTGAAGCCCCTGCGCGTGGCGGCGCTGCTCCAGCCCGGCAACGAGGGCCGTGCCCAGGCGATGGAGGGCCTCGTCCTCACCGACATCTCCACCGCGCAGGAAGTGCTCGGTCTGGTGGGGCGCCTCTCGCACATCGACCTGAAGCTGCCGGAGGGGGAAGCCGGCGAGTCCCGGCTGGCGAGCCTGCGCCCGCTGCTCCCCGAGGGCGCCGAGGTGATACGGCCCCAGGCCCGGGGCAACGCGGTGGCGCAGATGACGCGCGCGTTCCGCACCAACCTCACCGCGCTGTCGCTGCTGGCGCTCGTGGTGGGGACGTTCCTCATCTACAACACGATGACCTTCTCGGTGGTGCAGCGGCGCGAGCAGCTCGGACGGCTGCGCGCGGTGGGCATCACCCGGCGCGAGCTCTTCGCCCTGGTGCTCGGCGAGGCGGCGGTGCTGGGCGCGGTGGGCACGGTGGCGGGGCTGTTGCTGGGGGTAGTGCTGGGACGCGGGCTGATGGAGCTCGTCACCCGGACGCTCAACGACCTGTACCTCGTGGTGAGCGTGCGGAGCCTCTCGCTGGAGTCCTTCACGCTGCTGAAGGGCGTGCTGCTGGGCCTGGGCGCGACGCTGGCCGCCGCGATGCTGCCCGCGTGGGAGGCCGCGCGCTCGGCGCCCGCGGTGACGCTGCGCCGCTCCACCCTGGAGGACGTGTCGCGCCACCGGGCTCCCCGGCTCGCGCTGCTGGGGCTCGTCACCCTCGCGCTGGGCGTGGGGCTGCTGGCCCTGCCCACGCCCGAGCTGCTGCCGGCCTACGCGGGCCTCTTCTCGCTGCTGCTCGGCGCGTCGCTGCTGGTGCCCTGGTTGACGGCGAAGCTGGCCGGCCTGGCGGCGGGTCCGCTGGGACGCCCCTTCGGGTTGCTCGGGCGCATGGCGGCGCGAGGTGTGACGTCGAACCTCAGCCGCACCGCCGTGGCGCTGGCGGCGCTGATGGTGGCGGTGGCCACCACGGTGGGCGTGGGCCTCATGGTGACGAGCTTCCGCGGCACGGTGTCGGACTGGCTGGAGTCCTCGCTGGAGGCGGACGTCTACGTCTCCCCGCCCGCGCTCGTCACCCGGCGGGGGGGCGCCACCTTCGCGCCGGGACTCGCCGAGTTGGTGCGCGCCACGCCCGGAGTGGCCAGCAGCAGCACCCTCCGCACGGTGCAGGTGCGCGTGGACGGTGTGCCCACGGACGTGCGCGCGGTGGACTTCGGTACCACCCCGGTGCGCCCCTACCGCTTCAAGGAGGGAGACGCGGCGCGCGTGTGGAAGGAGCTGGAGGCACCGGACGCCGTCCTCGTCTCCGAGCCCTTCGCCTTCCACCGCCGGCTGGGCGTGGGCGGCACGGTGGAGCTGGCCACGGACCAGGGCCCGCGCCGCTTCCGCGTGGTGGGCGTGTACTTCGACTATGGCTCGGACGCGGGCACGGTGCTGATGCTGCGCGGCACGTACCTGCTCCACTTCGAGGACGCGCGCGTGAGTGGCGTGGCCCTCTACGCCGAGCCCGGGCAGGACGTGGACGCGCTCGTGGCCCGGGTGCGCGAGCGTGCGGGCACCGTGCAGGCGCTCGGCATCCAGTCCAACCGCGCGCTGCGCCAGCTGTCCCTGGAGGTGTTCGACCGCACCTTCACCATCACCCACGTGCTGCGGCTGCTCGCGGTGGGCGTGGCCTTCATCGGCGTGTTGAGCGCGCTCATGGCGCTGCAACTGGAGCGGGCGCGCGAGCTGGCGGTGCTGCGTGCCACCGGCCTCACCCCGCGCCAGCTCTGGGGCCTCGTGTCCCTGCAGACGGGGCTGCTGGGCCTGCTCGCGGGGCTCTTCTCGCTGCCGCTCGGCGTGGCGCTCGCGTACGTGCTCGTCCACGTCATCAACCAGCGCTCCTTCGGGTGGACGCTGCAACTGCTCGTCTCCGGGGACGTGCTCACCCAGGCGATGGTGCTGGCCCTGGCGGCGGCGGCGCTCGCGGGCCTGTACCCGTCCTGGAAGATGTCACGCGCCAACCCCGCCCTGGCGCTGAGGGAGGAGTGA
- a CDS encoding lipocalin-like domain-containing protein codes for MRGRGLLIGVTVVLVGLAAGAAYVTRDTSPPLENIPSLKVSEALGSKASAAEGYTRALEPRDFHFPEDHGPHPGFHTEWWYWTGNLSTADGHEFGYQFTLFRSALAPGEPERASAWGTRRIYMGHLALSDITGGRFHATERFSREAMELAGARTAPLRVWLEDWSAEALGGGALPLRLTARSGNVSLSLELEAGKPPVLQGERGLSQKGPEKGNASYYYSLTRMPTRGQVTVDGRAYEVTGQSWMDREWGSSALGQEVVGWDWFALQLSDGGELMYYQLRRHDGTVDTFSTGTLVPAQGEPVHLSREDVRLEVAETWTSPHSGVVYPARWKLAVPSRGLTLDITPALADQELPVSVRYWEGAVRLSGTHAGQPVQGRGYVELTGYGDMPPRGR; via the coding sequence ATGCGCGGACGCGGACTCCTCATCGGCGTGACGGTGGTGCTCGTGGGGCTCGCGGCCGGCGCGGCCTATGTCACGCGCGACACGTCGCCGCCCCTGGAGAACATCCCCTCGCTGAAGGTGTCGGAGGCACTCGGCAGCAAGGCCAGCGCCGCGGAGGGTTACACGCGCGCCCTCGAGCCCCGGGACTTCCACTTCCCCGAGGACCACGGTCCCCACCCCGGCTTCCACACCGAGTGGTGGTACTGGACGGGCAACCTCTCCACGGCGGACGGGCACGAGTTCGGCTACCAGTTCACCCTCTTCCGCAGCGCGCTGGCGCCCGGGGAGCCGGAGCGTGCGTCCGCGTGGGGCACCCGGCGCATCTACATGGGGCACCTGGCGCTCTCGGACATCACCGGCGGGCGCTTCCACGCCACCGAGCGCTTCAGCCGCGAGGCGATGGAGCTCGCGGGCGCGCGGACCGCCCCCTTGCGTGTCTGGCTGGAGGACTGGAGCGCGGAGGCCCTGGGCGGCGGCGCCCTGCCCCTGCGGCTCACCGCCCGGAGCGGGAACGTGTCGCTGTCGCTGGAGTTGGAGGCCGGCAAGCCACCGGTGCTCCAGGGAGAGCGGGGCCTCAGCCAGAAGGGGCCCGAGAAGGGCAACGCCTCCTATTACTACTCGCTCACCCGCATGCCCACGCGCGGGCAGGTGACGGTGGACGGCCGCGCGTACGAGGTGACGGGGCAGAGCTGGATGGACCGCGAGTGGGGCTCCAGCGCGCTCGGCCAGGAGGTGGTGGGCTGGGACTGGTTCGCGCTCCAGCTCTCGGACGGCGGCGAGCTCATGTACTACCAGCTGCGCCGGCACGACGGCACGGTGGACACGTTCAGCACGGGCACGCTCGTCCCCGCCCAGGGAGAGCCGGTGCACCTGTCACGCGAGGACGTGCGGCTGGAAGTGGCGGAGACCTGGACGAGCCCCCACAGCGGCGTGGTGTACCCGGCCCGCTGGAAGCTCGCGGTCCCCTCGAGAGGTCTGACACTGGACATCACGCCCGCGCTGGCGGACCAGGAGTTGCCGGTGAGTGTGCGCTACTGGGAGGGCGCGGTGCGCCTGTCGGGCACGCACGCGGGACAGCCGGTCCAGGGCCGTGGTTACGTCGAGCTGACGGGCTACGGCGATATGCCCCCGCGAGGGCGCTGA
- a CDS encoding MBL fold metallo-hydrolase → MKGFIFEELNGGASCRTYLIVSPRTRQALIVDPVLELVPGYMQRLAKDQLRLMMVVDTHTHADHLSGGRELSRMTGAVHAGAPEGSVQRPLQDGEVLAVGDVHLAVWGSPGHTADAMVLVMEDRVLTGDTLLIGATGRTDLPTGDAEAEYLSLQRLLSLPGDTLVFPAHDYGGRTFSTIGHERLTNPRLRLDHEAFIRLMTSPRSEKPARLEEALAYNTRPLEARDEPAEQMAVF, encoded by the coding sequence ATGAAGGGCTTCATCTTCGAGGAGCTGAACGGTGGGGCGAGCTGCCGCACGTACCTCATCGTCAGCCCGCGAACACGTCAGGCGCTCATCGTGGATCCGGTGCTGGAGCTGGTGCCCGGCTACATGCAGCGGCTGGCGAAGGACCAGCTCCGGCTGATGATGGTGGTGGACACCCATACACACGCGGACCACCTGTCCGGAGGCCGGGAGCTGTCCCGGATGACGGGCGCGGTGCACGCGGGGGCGCCCGAGGGCTCGGTGCAGCGGCCGTTACAAGATGGCGAGGTGCTGGCGGTGGGCGACGTGCACCTCGCCGTCTGGGGCAGCCCCGGGCACACCGCGGACGCGATGGTGCTGGTGATGGAGGACCGGGTGCTCACCGGGGACACGCTGCTCATCGGCGCCACGGGCCGGACGGACCTGCCCACGGGCGATGCCGAGGCCGAGTACCTCAGCCTCCAGCGGCTGCTGTCGCTGCCGGGGGACACGCTCGTCTTCCCCGCGCACGACTATGGCGGCCGGACGTTCAGCACCATCGGCCACGAGCGCCTCACCAACCCGCGCCTGCGGCTGGACCACGAGGCCTTCATCCGTTTGATGACGTCTCCGCGCTCCGAGAAGCCCGCGCGCCTGGAAGAGGCGCTCGCCTACAACACGCGCCCGCTGGAGGCGCGTGACGAGCCGGCCGAGCAGATGGCGGTGTTCTAG
- a CDS encoding FHA domain-containing protein — protein sequence MPSVKELRALPQVDVRTFQSEHGPVALIQQPPAPVFQRVAQQMGGARTVFMAHRSRLADRLMAMLQGFEHLQVLFLKPKTDGEVFAVGRLETSSVVIHDPSVSKFHALLRWSAADSSCYVRDADSMNGTFVNAIALGEQEQQLVDGDGLAFGDAQFLYVRTDTLHAHLAMAAPAHR from the coding sequence ATGCCATCGGTGAAGGAATTACGGGCGCTGCCCCAGGTCGATGTGAGGACGTTCCAGTCCGAGCACGGCCCCGTGGCGCTCATCCAGCAGCCTCCCGCCCCCGTCTTCCAGCGGGTGGCCCAGCAGATGGGCGGGGCGCGCACGGTGTTCATGGCCCACCGCTCGCGCCTGGCGGACCGGCTGATGGCGATGCTGCAGGGCTTCGAGCACCTGCAGGTCCTCTTCCTCAAGCCGAAGACGGATGGCGAGGTGTTCGCCGTGGGTCGGCTGGAGACGAGCTCGGTGGTCATCCACGACCCGTCCGTCTCCAAGTTCCACGCGCTGCTGCGCTGGAGCGCGGCCGACAGCAGCTGCTACGTGCGCGACGCGGACTCGATGAACGGCACCTTCGTCAACGCCATCGCCCTGGGAGAGCAGGAGCAGCAGCTGGTGGATGGAGACGGCCTGGCCTTCGGCGACGCCCAGTTCCTCTACGTGCGCACCGACACGCTCCACGCCCACCTGGCCATGGCCGCCCCCGCCCACCGCTGA
- the glpK gene encoding glycerol kinase GlpK codes for MAKAKYVLAVDQGTTGTHVSILDDKLRVVGSSYREFTQYFPKPGWVEHDLEEIWASVEQCVRLALKDAGLAGKDLAAVGITNQRETSGLWMRDGGKPLSHAIVWQDRRTSEHCAKLRQQGEEARVRQTTGLVLDPYFSGTKLSWMLEHVKGARKRAEKGEVCFGTVDTWLVYKMTGGQSHVTDVSNASRTLLMDVNRLAWDDGMRTLFGAPAACLPEIRGSAESYGTTRGMKSLPDGIPISGMAGDQQAALFGQACFNPGESKCTYGTGAFLLMNTGETPVYSKAGLLTTVAWKINGKTAYALEGSSFIAGAAVQWLRDGLKVIKKAGDVEPLAASVKESGDVVFVPALAGLGAPHWRPEARGLFAGIDRSTTVAHLARAALEGVAMQIHDLAEAMRRDSGREIPSFKVDGGASANNLMMQFQADVLGTEVVRPQNLQTTSLGAAFLAGLGAGVWSGTDAIRRAWKVGKVFKPKMKPEVRERYLTKWRRAVERA; via the coding sequence ATGGCGAAGGCGAAGTACGTGCTGGCAGTGGACCAGGGCACCACCGGGACGCACGTCTCCATCCTCGACGACAAGCTCCGGGTGGTGGGGAGCTCCTACCGGGAGTTCACCCAGTACTTCCCCAAGCCTGGTTGGGTGGAGCACGACCTGGAGGAGATCTGGGCCAGCGTCGAGCAGTGTGTGCGGCTGGCGCTCAAGGACGCGGGGCTCGCGGGCAAGGACCTGGCCGCGGTGGGCATCACCAACCAGCGCGAGACGTCCGGCCTGTGGATGCGCGATGGCGGCAAGCCCCTGAGCCACGCCATCGTCTGGCAGGACCGGCGCACCTCGGAGCACTGCGCGAAGCTGCGCCAGCAGGGCGAGGAGGCCCGGGTGCGGCAGACGACGGGCCTGGTGTTGGACCCGTACTTCTCGGGCACCAAGCTGTCCTGGATGCTGGAGCACGTGAAGGGGGCCCGCAAGCGCGCCGAGAAGGGCGAGGTGTGCTTCGGCACCGTGGACACGTGGCTTGTCTACAAGATGACAGGGGGCCAGTCGCACGTGACGGACGTGTCCAATGCCAGCCGCACGCTGCTGATGGACGTGAACCGGCTCGCGTGGGACGACGGCATGCGCACCCTGTTTGGCGCACCGGCGGCGTGCCTGCCGGAGATTCGCGGCTCGGCGGAGAGCTACGGCACCACGCGGGGCATGAAGAGCCTGCCGGACGGCATCCCCATCAGCGGCATGGCGGGAGACCAGCAGGCGGCGCTCTTCGGACAGGCGTGCTTCAACCCGGGCGAGTCCAAGTGCACCTACGGCACGGGGGCCTTCCTGCTGATGAACACGGGCGAGACGCCGGTGTACTCGAAGGCGGGGCTGCTCACCACGGTGGCCTGGAAGATCAACGGCAAGACGGCGTACGCGCTGGAGGGCAGCTCGTTCATCGCCGGGGCCGCGGTGCAGTGGCTGCGGGATGGGCTGAAGGTCATCAAGAAGGCGGGGGACGTGGAGCCGCTGGCGGCGAGCGTGAAGGAGAGCGGGGATGTGGTGTTCGTCCCGGCGCTCGCGGGCCTGGGAGCGCCGCACTGGCGTCCGGAGGCGCGCGGCCTGTTCGCGGGCATCGACCGCTCCACCACGGTGGCGCACCTGGCGCGGGCGGCGCTCGAGGGCGTGGCGATGCAGATTCACGACCTGGCCGAGGCCATGCGGCGTGACAGCGGGCGGGAGATTCCGTCCTTCAAGGTGGACGGAGGCGCGTCGGCCAACAACCTGATGATGCAGTTCCAGGCGGACGTGCTGGGCACGGAGGTGGTGCGTCCGCAGAACCTGCAGACGACGAGCCTGGGAGCGGCCTTCCTGGCGGGCCTGGGAGCGGGCGTGTGGAGCGGCACGGATGCCATCCGCCGCGCCTGGAAGGTGGGCAAGGTCTTCAAGCCGAAGATGAAGCCCGAGGTGCGTGAGCGATACCTGACCAAGTGGCGGCGCGCGGTGGAGCGAGCCTGA
- a CDS encoding 4a-hydroxytetrahydrobiopterin dehydratase: protein MAYDRTQLTPEALKQFLTEHPEWKHEGGMIRRTYEAPSFLGGIEFVSRVAKAAEAADHHPDIDIRWRKVTLALVTHDAGGLTWRDTKLAAEADTLFAQVVKQG, encoded by the coding sequence ATGGCCTATGACCGCACGCAGTTGACCCCCGAGGCGCTGAAGCAGTTCCTCACCGAGCACCCCGAGTGGAAGCACGAGGGAGGGATGATCCGCCGCACGTACGAGGCGCCGAGCTTCCTGGGGGGCATCGAGTTCGTGAGCCGGGTGGCGAAGGCCGCCGAGGCGGCGGACCACCACCCGGACATCGACATCCGCTGGCGCAAGGTGACGCTGGCGCTGGTGACGCATGACGCGGGAGGGCTGACGTGGCGTGACACGAAGCTGGCGGCCGAGGCGGACACGCTGTTCGCCCAGGTGGTGAAGCAGGGCTGA
- a CDS encoding DMT family transporter — MWKTGALTVLALIGFAANSLLCRAALENGAWRIDAASFTSIRLTSGAIVLWLLLRMRGSRSAERRGSWGSGLALFAYAAGFSLAYVRIPAGVGALILFGCVQATMLSVGLFRGERPRALEWLGLALALGGLIVLRLPGATAPDPLGATLMAGAGVAWGIYSLRGRGNADPLAATADNFLRSVPMTLALSLLAPLALGAPRATVEGVGLAVASGALASGVGYSLWYAALPHLTAMRAAVVQLAVPVVAAVGGVLLLGETLTARLVGAGSALLCGVFLALLARQSKRTR, encoded by the coding sequence ATGTGGAAGACGGGAGCACTGACGGTCCTCGCCCTCATCGGTTTCGCGGCCAACTCACTGTTGTGCCGAGCCGCGCTCGAAAACGGAGCGTGGCGGATCGACGCGGCGAGCTTCACGAGCATCCGCCTGACCTCGGGAGCCATCGTCCTGTGGCTCCTGCTCCGGATGCGCGGTAGCCGAAGCGCGGAGCGAAGAGGCTCCTGGGGTTCAGGGCTGGCGCTGTTCGCCTACGCCGCGGGCTTCTCACTGGCATACGTACGCATCCCGGCGGGAGTGGGCGCGCTCATCCTCTTCGGCTGCGTGCAGGCGACGATGCTGAGCGTGGGGCTCTTCCGGGGAGAGCGCCCACGAGCCCTCGAGTGGCTGGGGCTGGCACTCGCCCTCGGAGGGCTGATCGTCCTACGCCTGCCGGGAGCCACGGCGCCGGATCCGCTCGGAGCCACACTGATGGCCGGAGCGGGAGTGGCGTGGGGCATCTACTCCCTGCGAGGACGCGGCAACGCGGACCCACTGGCGGCGACAGCGGACAACTTCCTGCGCAGCGTGCCCATGACGCTGGCGCTCTCGCTCCTGGCCCCCCTGGCCCTGGGAGCACCGCGAGCGACGGTGGAAGGAGTGGGACTCGCGGTGGCGTCGGGAGCACTGGCCTCGGGGGTGGGCTACAGCCTGTGGTACGCGGCGCTGCCGCACCTGACGGCGATGAGGGCGGCGGTGGTGCAGCTCGCGGTGCCGGTGGTGGCGGCGGTGGGCGGGGTGCTGCTGCTCGGCGAGACGCTGACGGCGCGGCTGGTGGGCGCGGGCTCGGCGCTGTTGTGTGGCGTGTTCCTGGCGCTGCTCGCGCGGCAGAGCAAGCGCACCCGGTAA
- a CDS encoding 5' nucleotidase, NT5C type has product MQKSELVALVDMDGTLCDYEGTMSRDMEKLRSPGDPAVFPDDEHENPWVRERRSLIRRQSGWWRHLPKLKLGFDVLGELQAQGFEVHVLTKGPVAAPSAWTEKLEWCQEHLPGTPVTITMDKGLVYGKVLVDDWPPYVERWLQWRPRGLVILPAQRWNEGFSHPNALRYDGSNFTQVREALARIRERAESP; this is encoded by the coding sequence ATGCAAAAGTCCGAGCTGGTGGCGCTCGTCGACATGGACGGGACGCTGTGCGACTACGAGGGCACCATGTCCCGGGACATGGAGAAATTGCGCAGCCCCGGAGACCCCGCGGTGTTCCCGGACGACGAGCACGAGAACCCCTGGGTCCGCGAGCGCCGCTCGCTCATCCGGCGGCAGAGTGGCTGGTGGAGACACCTGCCGAAGCTGAAGCTCGGTTTCGACGTGCTGGGCGAGCTCCAGGCGCAGGGCTTCGAGGTGCACGTGCTCACCAAGGGCCCGGTGGCGGCCCCGAGCGCGTGGACGGAGAAGCTCGAGTGGTGCCAGGAGCACCTGCCCGGCACGCCCGTGACCATCACCATGGACAAGGGGCTCGTCTACGGGAAGGTGCTGGTGGACGACTGGCCACCGTACGTGGAGCGCTGGCTGCAGTGGCGTCCGCGCGGGCTCGTCATCCTCCCGGCGCAGCGCTGGAACGAGGGCTTCTCCCATCCCAACGCCCTGCGCTACGACGGGAGCAACTTCACCCAGGTGCGCGAGGCCCTGGCGCGCATTCGCGAGCGGGCCGAGAGCCCATAA